ATAGCTGCCGTTTCTTCCCGACACCAGGAGTAAAGCCCCAGCCATGGACCGTAAAAATGACTTTCATTGGCAATCTAATCGTGGCGAGCCTCCCAATCATACCAGCCTTCGAAGAATGCAAATGAATAATATCTGGCTGCCAATTTTTTACTAATTTCCTTAACGTGTAGATTGCTTTCAAATCACTCAGCGGTGCAATCGGATGTACCAGGCTGGCAACTCTGACAACTTGCACGTCTTGAAATTCTTTCGCGACGCTTGCACTCAGGCGTCCTTCAACGCCGTATACTAAGGCAACGGCATTGCCACGCATCACTTGCGCTTTGATCAAACTATATAGATGCGCCTGGGCCCCACCCCAAGTCGCTTGAGTAATGATGTAAACAATCTTCACTACCGCGCACCATCCCCGGAAATAATCACCCTAACCGTTCCCATCAGCATCTTGATATCAAACCAAATCGAAAAGTGCTCAATGTAATAGTTATCGTACTGACACTTGGCACCCGGTGTAATATCATAGCCACCATTGATCTGCGCATAGCCGGTAATGCCAGGAATGATTCGTAGCCGTTTCGGAAAATCAGGATAGCGTTCACTGAATTGTTCGGTTAGTTCTGGCCGTTCCGGGCGAGGTCCGACCAAACTCATATCGCCCTTCAAAACATTCCAAAATTGTGGTAACTCATCGATCCGAGTTTTGCGCATCCAGCGTCCAACCGGCGTCACCCGAGGATCATTTTTTTGTGCCCAGATCGCACCCGTCTGCGCCTCAGCGTCCTGATACATTGATCGCAGCTTAATCACGTCAAAAGTCGTCCCCATCCAACCGACTCGCGCCTGCTTGTAGAAAACGGGACCGTCAGAAGTCAACTTGATAAGTATGGCAAACACAATTACGATGGGAACGCTGAGCAGTGTGCCCAATAAGCCGACTGCTAGATCGAAACACCGCTTTAGATCCATCTTCCAGCCGGTGACCGGAACACCAATTTTGCTAATAAATTCACAGTGTTGTTCGTCAGCCACGATTGATTCATTAATCTCAACTTCGTGCATGCTCACATTCCCCTTCCCAGTACTTAGTTAATCCTCTTCTCAACGGCCACTCTGATTCATAATTTAAGCGTGCCAACTTGCCAATACTTGCAACTGAATGATCAACTTCACCACCCCGCTGCTCGGCCCGTTTGATTTCAAGTTGTTGACCAGCAATCTCTTGATACATCTGAATAATGCCATTTAAACTAGTTTCTAAGCCATTGGCAATATTGATCACTTCATGTTGCACTTGATGTTCTGTAATCAACCATAATGCCTTGATAACATCACTTACATATACAAAATCACGGGTCTGCGTTCCATCACCGAATAATGTAAATGGTCGCTGTGTTTTCAAACAATCCGTCAAAATCGACAAAACCCCCGAATACGGTGAGCTTGGATTCTGACGCGGTCCATAAACGTTGAAGAACCGCACACAAACGGTCGGCAAATCGTACAACTCACCGTATGCCAATACAAAACGTTCAGTCGCATACTTATCAATAGCATACGGTGACACGGGTGCGACGCGCGAATCCTCGCGTTTTGGTAATTCAGGTAGATTGCCATAAACCGCCGCCGAAGAAGTGAATAGAAATTGCTTAATAGGCAAGCGAATTTGGCGAATATGTTCGAGCAAGTTAAATACCGCGGTATGATTGACAGCATGCGTTTCTGCCGGCCGCTCAATCGAATCCGCCACACTCGCAATCGCTGCCAGAAAATAAATATAGTCTGGCCGTTCGTCTGCTAACAATTGTTGCATGAATTTATCGTCACAGACATCCGCGACGTATATCGTAATCTGTTCCCAATGCTTGATATTGCTGATGGCCCCCATTGACAGATCGTCTACCACCACCACCTCAAAGCCAGATTCAACTAAATGATCAACCAAGTGCGAGCCAATGAACCCCGCACCTCCCGTTACCAATGCCTTCATAACTATTTACCCCTCTCAAAAAAGCCAAAATTTTCGTCGTTGATTTGGTCGCAAGACTTCCCCTAACACTACTGGATCCCCGTTCAGTAGCAGTCTTGCATTCACTGCAAAAGATGCAGGATTGGTACTATCTAACCGTGCTAATGCCTGATAACCTGCCCGCATCATAAATCCTCGTCGTGCCATCAAATGCGCATCTGAAGCAATCACTTGGACCAGCCCGCATTCAACTAATTCCAGCGCTGTACTTTTAACCGCTCGCCCAAATTGCCCAACGAGACTCCCCGCTGTTAGCTGTGCCAAACAGCCCTGCTGCACTAAATCATAGAGCCGCTCTGGTTGTGACATAATCTGAGCATTTCGCTCTGGATGGGCAATCACCGGAGTCGTCCCTTGCTGTAAGAGCTCAAAAATTACTTGCGCCACGTAATTAGGTACCTGCTCGTGTGGCAATTCTAGTAACAAATAGCGCCGACCAACATCAATTCCTAGCAAGTGCGGCAGAGCTGTCGCCAAATCATCTCGCAAATGGACCTCCTGACCGGCAAAAACGGTCAGTGGAATTTGTTGCCGCTTAAGTTCGGCCTGGAGCTCGGCAACGGCCCGCTCAACTACCAGGCCAGTATTCTGATAACGCCGATCTAGATGATGTGGCGTTGCCAAGACGTAATGAATGCCATCAGCCACCGCTTGTCGCGCCATTTCGACTGCCTGAGCAAGCTGCTGGGGGCCGTCATCCAATCCCGGTAATAAGTGACAGTGCAGGTCAATATACTCAGTTGGTCTCAGTCCCATAATAGCCGTACCCATAACCGTGAGTTTTAATGTCCACGTCATTTAAAATAGTCCCGAGTAATTGTGCGCGAGCATTCTTCAAGGCACTCACTGCCTGGCGCACCGCAACTTTTTCGACAAAGTTTTGGCGAACGACTAGGACAGTGCCATCCACTTGACCAGCTAAGATCCGAGCGTCGGTCACGGGCAGTATCGGCGGCGCATCAACAATCACTAAATCTAACTTACGTGTTGCGACCGTTAAAAACTCGGTCATTCTATCGCTGGCTAATAACTCAGCTGGATTGGGTGGTTTAGGCCCACTCGGCATGACAAACAAATGATCAAGTACGGGATAAATGGCCTCGTTCACGTCCGTCAGTTGCCCGCTTAACCATGAACTCACTCCCCGTTGATTACTGATCGCAAACGTCTGATGAATCGTCGGCCGCCGCAAATCAGCATCGACAAGTAAGACTTGCAGGCCTTTCTTGGCGTATTCCACGGCTAAGTTGCTGCCGACCGTTGATTTTCCCTCGCCCTGAATCGCTGACGTGATCATTAGTGTTTTCAACGGTTTACCGACCATCGCATAGTTAAGATTTGTTCGGATCGTTTTGACTTGCTCAGTTACGACTGACATCGGTGCCGTCAAAGTTGTTAACTGTATGCCGGTATGCATATTCGCTACTCTTCGCCTCAATTTCATAACCGTTCCCCCCTATGTTAAACTCGTTTGACTGCCGCTTTAACAACTGACGTCACCGGCTGTGGTTTAATTGCCGGTTGGTCGTGAGTCGCTGTGACCGGCTGTTGATGATTAATGATTCCTAGACTTGTCAGCATTAATTCATCTGCTAGGTATTCGAGTGTCTGCACTCGCCGATTGGACAAGATTCGGACACTTGCATACACCAATCCCAAAATCAGCCCCCCCACGAAACCAATTAGGATATTGATGATTTTTTTAGGCGCTACCGGCTGATCCGGCGTCTCTGCGGGTGCAACGATCGTTACATTATTGACCCTAATAATATGCTGGACCTGATCTTTAAACGTTGCAGCAATTTGGTTCGCAATCATTGCACTAGCTTTCGCATTTTTATCACGAACAACGATTGAAAACACCTGCGAATTGGCCGTACTGGTCACGCTGACCGTTTGCTTAAGCGACTCAAGTGAGCGTCGAATGTCAGTTTCTGCCATTAAAGTCTGCCGTGCCGGCTTCAACACGACTGGTTTTGTAATTAATTCCTTATAAGTCGTAATCATCTGCACATCGGCTTGCTGGCCCGTCAAATCCGCGCCCGCACTACTGTGTTTGCGGTTCACTAATATTTGAACATTGGCTTGATACTCGGGCTGAATGACCCACAAAGTCACCACTGTTGCAATCGTCCCGCCCAAAATCATTAAACTCAATAATACCTTCCAATACTGACGAATGAGTTTAACAATAAAATCAAAGGTTATTACTTGCTCCATTCCACACGCTCCAATATTTCTTGACTGACTTTTATTAAACGATTGACATTATTGTAGAAAACCAGTTGCAAACGACGCAATAGTTTTCACGAATTTTCATGAAACTCATATAAATACAAGCGAATATTCGACAATCTCTAAATTTAAATTGACATTATAGACAATAATGTTATATTTATTGATAGTTACTAATCAAAATAATATAAATTGTATAATTATTTGACTTTATTTTAGCTCGTATTTACCCACAATTATTTCGATTAAATCATCGGTTACTCCAGCAACCAATGTGCTTTTCAACTAATCACAAAATCGACATTTTTACAAATCAATGATGTTTTCAAGCATCAAAAAAGACCACCTAGTTCGTGAAAACTAGATGGTCTTCTTAACATTAATTACATTAGTTAGCCAGATGACAACTATGTGGCGCCCTTTTGATAATGCTTCGGTGTTACACCACCACCGGCTAATGAAAATTTGACAGTTTGTGCAACGTTTTTAGCAATTCCCAGGGACTGAATCTCTTCCAGTGAGGCACCA
This Lactiplantibacillus plantarum DNA region includes the following protein-coding sequences:
- a CDS encoding sugar transferase, with the translated sequence MHEVEINESIVADEQHCEFISKIGVPVTGWKMDLKRCFDLAVGLLGTLLSVPIVIVFAILIKLTSDGPVFYKQARVGWMGTTFDVIKLRSMYQDAEAQTGAIWAQKNDPRVTPVGRWMRKTRIDELPQFWNVLKGDMSLVGPRPERPELTEQFSERYPDFPKRLRIIPGITGYAQINGGYDITPGAKCQYDNYYIEHFSIWFDIKMLMGTVRVIISGDGAR
- a CDS encoding NAD-dependent epimerase/dehydratase family protein, yielding MKALVTGGAGFIGSHLVDHLVESGFEVVVVDDLSMGAISNIKHWEQITIYVADVCDDKFMQQLLADERPDYIYFLAAIASVADSIERPAETHAVNHTAVFNLLEHIRQIRLPIKQFLFTSSAAVYGNLPELPKREDSRVAPVSPYAIDKYATERFVLAYGELYDLPTVCVRFFNVYGPRQNPSSPYSGVLSILTDCLKTQRPFTLFGDGTQTRDFVYVSDVIKALWLITEHQVQHEVINIANGLETSLNGIIQMYQEIAGQQLEIKRAEQRGGEVDHSVASIGKLARLNYESEWPLRRGLTKYWEGECEHARS
- a CDS encoding tyrosine-protein phosphatase, translated to MGLRPTEYIDLHCHLLPGLDDGPQQLAQAVEMARQAVADGIHYVLATPHHLDRRYQNTGLVVERAVAELQAELKRQQIPLTVFAGQEVHLRDDLATALPHLLGIDVGRRYLLLELPHEQVPNYVAQVIFELLQQGTTPVIAHPERNAQIMSQPERLYDLVQQGCLAQLTAGSLVGQFGRAVKSTALELVECGLVQVIASDAHLMARRGFMMRAGYQALARLDSTNPASFAVNARLLLNGDPVVLGEVLRPNQRRKFWLF
- a CDS encoding CpsD/CapB family tyrosine-protein kinase, which gives rise to MKLRRRVANMHTGIQLTTLTAPMSVVTEQVKTIRTNLNYAMVGKPLKTLMITSAIQGEGKSTVGSNLAVEYAKKGLQVLLVDADLRRPTIHQTFAISNQRGVSSWLSGQLTDVNEAIYPVLDHLFVMPSGPKPPNPAELLASDRMTEFLTVATRKLDLVIVDAPPILPVTDARILAGQVDGTVLVVRQNFVEKVAVRQAVSALKNARAQLLGTILNDVDIKTHGYGYGYYGTETN
- a CDS encoding YveK family protein, encoding MEQVITFDFIVKLIRQYWKVLLSLMILGGTIATVVTLWVIQPEYQANVQILVNRKHSSAGADLTGQQADVQMITTYKELITKPVVLKPARQTLMAETDIRRSLESLKQTVSVTSTANSQVFSIVVRDKNAKASAMIANQIAATFKDQVQHIIRVNNVTIVAPAETPDQPVAPKKIINILIGFVGGLILGLVYASVRILSNRRVQTLEYLADELMLTSLGIINHQQPVTATHDQPAIKPQPVTSVVKAAVKRV